The following are encoded together in the Acidobacteriota bacterium genome:
- a CDS encoding DUF2085 domain-containing protein: MVVAAPLVAASGGRAATFLYAVFAPVCHQLAERSFHLAGHPLAVCHRCFGFYAGFTLGLIVLPLVRPARDWLLDEPRRILLLLAPTAVDWLLPMNTPASRSVTAVLAGAAIAVLIWAAIGQIVQEMPRNLPPGEGAVRDAGAFSGSTSEETS; encoded by the coding sequence ATGGTCGTGGCGGCGCCGCTTGTCGCCGCATCCGGCGGTCGGGCGGCCACGTTTCTGTACGCGGTCTTCGCCCCGGTCTGCCATCAGCTCGCCGAGCGCAGCTTTCACCTGGCAGGTCACCCCCTCGCCGTGTGCCACCGCTGCTTTGGCTTCTACGCCGGCTTCACTCTGGGACTGATCGTGCTGCCGCTGGTTCGTCCGGCGCGCGACTGGCTGCTCGACGAGCCCAGGCGCATTCTCCTGCTTCTCGCGCCCACGGCGGTCGACTGGCTGCTGCCGATGAACACGCCGGCGAGCCGCTCTGTGACTGCCGTTCTCGCCGGGGCCGCGATCGCCGTCCTGATCTGGGCTGCGATCGGCCAGATCGTCCAAGAGATGCCTCGAAACTTGCCACCCGGAGAAGGCGCAGTGCGTGATGCCGGCGCGTTCTCCGGTTCGACTTCTGAGGAGACTTCATGA
- a CDS encoding pyridoxamine 5'-phosphate oxidase family protein produces the protein MPTMTDSERDAFLAEPGILMRIGTVCDDGRPLVTPIWFIFEEDAIWFTPRENSVWFANLRRDPRTCLAIDEQNPPYRKVLAEGEAELVHDIGVDDVWRDRYRRIACRYVPEDAAEDYIQATIDQPRGLYRLPLGQASVRTWRMPVDDEDQAGIWHQRYYRPGTILSR, from the coding sequence ATGCCGACGATGACCGACAGCGAACGCGACGCCTTCCTCGCCGAGCCCGGCATCCTGATGCGGATCGGCACGGTTTGCGACGACGGCCGGCCCCTGGTGACGCCCATCTGGTTCATCTTCGAGGAAGACGCGATCTGGTTCACGCCGCGTGAGAACTCCGTCTGGTTCGCCAACCTGCGCCGCGATCCCCGGACCTGTCTGGCGATCGACGAGCAGAACCCCCCCTACCGCAAGGTCCTCGCCGAGGGCGAAGCGGAACTCGTCCACGACATCGGCGTCGACGACGTCTGGCGCGACCGCTACCGGCGAATCGCCTGCCGCTACGTCCCGGAGGACGCGGCCGAGGACTACATCCAGGCCACGATCGACCAGCCGCGGGGCCTCTACCGCCTACCTCTCGGCCAGGCGTCCGTCCGCACCTGGCGCATGCCGGTGGACGACGAAGACCAGGCCGGCATCTGGCACCAGCGCTACTACCGGCCGGGCACCATCCTCAGCCGCTGA
- a CDS encoding SDR family oxidoreductase: MGKLEGKTALVTGGGTGIGRATALLFAREGASIIVSGRRLEPLEAVVSEIEAAGGNAWAHSADMEDPEAVQGLAAAILQRHAMVDVLVHNAGHSSKVRSTRYISQEEWDSVIAVNATGPAMLTKALLPAMLDHGGATVIMVSSMAALRPGVMAGTAYGAAKAASRNYIFGLGAELRQLGIRATSVLPGEVDTPILDNRPRPPSADERAGMMASEDIAEAILTAAALPERTVIEEMTLMPTKLRDYSADIAAARTLGAPEED, from the coding sequence ATGGGCAAACTCGAAGGCAAGACAGCTCTGGTCACAGGCGGCGGCACCGGCATCGGCCGGGCGACCGCGCTGCTCTTCGCCCGCGAAGGCGCGTCGATCATCGTTTCCGGCCGGCGGCTCGAACCGCTCGAAGCGGTTGTTTCCGAGATCGAGGCCGCGGGCGGCAACGCCTGGGCCCACTCGGCCGATATGGAGGATCCGGAGGCCGTTCAGGGGCTGGCGGCGGCGATCCTCCAGCGTCACGCCATGGTCGACGTCCTGGTCCACAATGCCGGACACAGTTCCAAGGTAAGGAGCACGCGCTACATCTCCCAGGAAGAGTGGGACAGCGTGATCGCGGTCAACGCGACCGGGCCTGCCATGCTCACCAAGGCGCTGCTGCCGGCGATGCTCGACCACGGCGGCGCCACGGTCATCATGGTTTCGTCGATGGCGGCTCTGCGCCCCGGCGTGATGGCAGGCACCGCCTACGGCGCCGCGAAAGCGGCCTCCCGGAACTACATCTTCGGTCTCGGCGCGGAACTCCGGCAGCTCGGCATCCGGGCGACCAGCGTCCTGCCCGGCGAAGTCGACACGCCGATCCTCGACAACCGGCCGCGGCCGCCCTCAGCCGACGAGCGGGCCGGCATGATGGCCTCCGAGGACATCGCCGAGGCGATCCTGACGGCCGCGGCGTTGCCGGAACGGACCGTGATCGAGGAGATGACCCTGATGCCGACGAAGCTCCGCGACTACTCCGCCGACATCGCGGCGGCGCGGACCCTCGGCGCCCCCGAGGAGGACTAG
- a CDS encoding MATE family efflux transporter — translation MGAPGTSLLHRFARLTALNAASNLTVPLAGLADTVMLGRLDDVRFLAGVILAALIFDYLYFGCAFLRMSTTGMTAQSRGRGDPFEIAAHLYRALLLAAILGALFLLLRDPMGDLGFRLLSGEPAVEEAGRSYFDARIWGAPATLANLALTGWFLGRAEAGRALVVVAAANLANVALNWWFIIHLGWAAYGAGVATAAAQWLATGIGLTLAVRSRLPAVSLRRFLEPVELRRIVALNGHLVIRTLLLITAFAAFTNVSALFGTARLAANGLILRLLGVASYLIDGAAFAGETLAGMASGAGDRAEVRRVLFLTVLVAELCAVAFLLPVLLLPQTIYGLLADHEDVVELAAGSNPWLLPVLLFAALAYALDGFYLGLTEGKLLSRSMAISCGLGFAPLLWVAVHFDDNNLLWLSMVGLMAARTATLGMAARRFIGPGVPAGGRH, via the coding sequence ATGGGCGCTCCCGGGACTAGCCTTCTCCACCGGTTCGCGCGCCTGACGGCGCTCAACGCCGCCTCGAATCTCACCGTGCCACTCGCCGGTCTGGCCGACACGGTGATGCTCGGACGGCTCGACGACGTGCGCTTCCTGGCCGGCGTGATCCTGGCTGCGCTCATCTTCGACTACCTCTACTTCGGCTGCGCGTTCCTGCGCATGAGCACGACCGGAATGACGGCCCAGTCGCGGGGCCGGGGGGACCCGTTCGAGATCGCCGCCCACCTGTACCGAGCGCTGCTCCTGGCGGCCATTCTGGGTGCCCTGTTCCTGCTGCTCCGGGATCCGATGGGTGATCTCGGCTTCCGGCTCCTCTCCGGCGAGCCCGCAGTCGAGGAGGCGGGCCGCAGCTACTTCGACGCACGCATCTGGGGAGCGCCGGCGACCCTCGCCAACCTCGCCCTGACGGGGTGGTTCCTCGGCCGCGCGGAGGCCGGCCGCGCCCTGGTCGTCGTCGCCGCGGCGAACCTCGCCAACGTGGCGCTCAACTGGTGGTTCATCATCCACCTCGGCTGGGCGGCGTACGGAGCCGGCGTCGCCACGGCCGCCGCGCAGTGGCTGGCGACCGGCATCGGCCTGACGCTGGCCGTTCGCAGCCGCCTACCGGCCGTCTCCCTGCGGCGGTTCCTGGAGCCCGTAGAGCTGCGCCGCATCGTCGCTCTGAACGGCCACCTCGTAATCCGGACGCTGTTACTGATCACGGCCTTCGCCGCCTTCACGAACGTGAGCGCCCTCTTCGGCACCGCCAGGCTCGCCGCCAACGGGCTCATCCTGCGGCTGCTGGGAGTGGCGTCCTACCTGATCGACGGCGCGGCCTTCGCCGGCGAGACGCTGGCCGGGATGGCCTCTGGCGCCGGCGACCGGGCCGAGGTCCGGCGCGTCCTGTTTCTCACGGTCCTCGTCGCCGAGCTCTGCGCGGTCGCCTTCCTGCTACCCGTCCTGCTCCTGCCGCAGACGATCTACGGCTTGCTCGCGGACCACGAGGACGTCGTCGAACTCGCCGCCGGGAGCAATCCGTGGCTGCTTCCGGTGCTCCTGTTCGCGGCCCTGGCCTACGCCCTGGACGGCTTCTACCTCGGTCTCACCGAAGGTAAACTGCTCAGCCGTTCGATGGCAATCAGTTGCGGCCTGGGCTTCGCGCCGTTGCTCTGGGTCGCGGTTCACTTTGACGACAACAACCTGCTGTGGCTCAGCATGGTCGGCCTGATGGCGGCGCGGACTGCGACTCTCGGTATGGCCGCGCGCCGCTTCATCGGCCCGGGAGTACCGGCGGGAGGAAGGCACTGA
- a CDS encoding TRAP transporter small permease subunit produces the protein MASAPTPGGFPARFVAWTDRLNSRIGVAVSWLTLAMVAVGAYNAVVRYLGRFTGWNLSSNAYLELQWYMFSLVFLLGAAYALLTGAHVRVDVIFSRLPERWRRRIDLWGSLLFLIPFAVFGLVMSWPAVRNSWAVLEVSSDPGGLPRYPIKSVLLVAFTLLALQGLAEAARNWLRLRALKAGAEEEELQQEGLL, from the coding sequence ATGGCGTCAGCACCAACCCCTGGCGGCTTCCCGGCACGTTTTGTGGCCTGGACCGATCGTCTCAATTCGCGTATCGGCGTCGCGGTCTCCTGGCTGACGCTGGCCATGGTCGCGGTTGGAGCGTACAACGCGGTCGTGCGTTACCTGGGCCGGTTCACCGGCTGGAACCTGAGTTCGAACGCCTACCTCGAACTCCAGTGGTACATGTTCAGCCTGGTCTTCCTGCTGGGCGCCGCGTACGCGCTGCTGACGGGCGCCCACGTCCGGGTCGACGTGATCTTCAGCCGGCTGCCGGAGCGCTGGCGGCGGCGGATCGACCTCTGGGGTTCGCTGCTGTTCCTGATCCCGTTCGCCGTCTTCGGACTCGTCATGTCCTGGCCGGCCGTACGGAACTCCTGGGCGGTGCTGGAAGTGTCCTCCGATCCGGGCGGTCTGCCGCGGTATCCGATCAAGAGCGTGCTGCTCGTGGCGTTCACGCTCCTCGCCCTGCAGGGACTCGCGGAGGCGGCGCGGAACTGGCTGCGCCTGCGCGCGCTCAAGGCCGGCGCGGAAGAGGAGGAGCTGCAGCAGGAGGGGCTGCTGTGA